The following coding sequences are from one Triticum aestivum cultivar Chinese Spring chromosome 5A, IWGSC CS RefSeq v2.1, whole genome shotgun sequence window:
- the LOC123106524 gene encoding uncharacterized protein (The sequence of the model RefSeq protein was modified relative to this genomic sequence to represent the inferred CDS: added 15 bases not found in genome assembly) — translation MCCSSSLSRSAGGCPGLLAGLAGLGRHQERLAEQQQLHRASSAPAKPRAAAAPPATVDAMLDLPKPDDDTALRPRTPVAAALPRGLALVCADLLHRTSPRGSSSRALLLPVAGTARPATAASCAPPTASPPTGLLLPAAGLPDHGGVRPLPPRSADLLVAGDLFAFVAGVAAHGRT, via the coding sequence TCTCTCTCTCGTTCTGCCGGCGGATGCCCGGGCTTGCTCGCTGGCCTCGCGGGCCTCGGACGCCACCAAGAACGCCtcgccgagcagcagcagctccaccGTGCCTCCTCTGCGCCGGCCAAGCcacgagcagcagcagctccaccTGCTACTGTTGACGCCATGCTCGACCTGCCCAAGCCCGACGATGACACCGCCCTACGCCCGCGCACACcggtcgccgccgccttgccgagAGGGCTCGCCCTCGTGTGCGCCGACCTGCTGCACCGCACCTCGCCGAGAGGCTCGTCCTCGCGTGCGCTCCTCCTACCGGTCGCGGGAACTGCTAGACCTGCCACGGCGGCATCCTGCGCTCCTCCTACGGCGAGTCCCCCCACTGGCCTCCTCCTACCGGCTGCAGGGCTGCCAGACCACGGCGGcgtccgccccctccccccgcgAAGCGCAGACCTGCTCGTCGCCGGTGACCTGTTCGCCTTCGTAGCAGGCGTCGCGGCGCACGGGCGTACGTAG